One Micromonospora sp. WMMD812 genomic window carries:
- a CDS encoding PHB depolymerase family esterase — MRRSSSLLTRLTGVVAGMLLAAAGALTLAAPAQAASLTQVSSFGSNPGNLAMYAYRPDNLPANSPAVVLLHGCTQNASGYFANSGWQKYADQWKFALIVAEQKSGNNANACFNWFETGDTARGQGEALSIKQMVDHAKANFGVDGNRVFVSGLSAGAAMSSVMLATYPDVFAAGSIIAGIPYRCATSMVNAFSCMSPGTDKTPAAWGDLVRGAYSGYTGRRPRVAIWHGTSDYTVAPLNATESRDQWTNVRGVSQTPTSTSSLPGGTSLEVYGNDDVRVYRVSGMGHGTPVDPGSGAEQCGTAGAYFLDTICSTYRDAVFFGLGGGGTNPTPTPTATPTPTPTPTVPPTCVTASNYAHVSAGRAYQSGGYAYANGSNQRMGLYNTFYTTALKQTGPNYWVIGC; from the coding sequence GTGCGCCGCTCCTCGTCCCTGCTCACCCGGCTGACCGGTGTGGTCGCCGGAATGCTCCTCGCCGCCGCCGGCGCGCTCACCCTCGCCGCGCCCGCCCAGGCCGCCAGCCTGACCCAGGTCAGCAGCTTCGGCTCCAACCCGGGCAACCTCGCCATGTACGCCTACCGGCCGGACAACCTGCCGGCCAACTCGCCGGCCGTGGTGCTGCTGCACGGCTGCACCCAGAACGCCTCCGGCTACTTCGCCAACTCCGGCTGGCAGAAGTACGCCGACCAGTGGAAGTTCGCGCTCATCGTGGCGGAGCAGAAGTCCGGCAACAACGCCAACGCCTGCTTCAACTGGTTCGAGACCGGCGACACCGCGCGGGGCCAGGGCGAGGCGCTGTCGATCAAGCAGATGGTCGACCACGCCAAGGCGAACTTCGGCGTGGACGGCAACCGCGTCTTCGTCAGCGGGCTCTCCGCCGGGGCGGCGATGAGTTCCGTCATGCTCGCCACCTACCCGGACGTCTTCGCCGCCGGGTCGATCATCGCGGGCATCCCGTACCGCTGCGCCACCAGCATGGTCAACGCGTTCAGCTGCATGAGCCCCGGCACCGACAAGACCCCGGCCGCCTGGGGCGACCTGGTCCGCGGCGCGTACTCCGGCTACACCGGGCGGCGGCCGCGGGTGGCCATCTGGCACGGCACCTCGGACTACACCGTCGCGCCGCTCAACGCCACCGAGTCGCGGGACCAGTGGACCAACGTCCGTGGCGTCTCCCAGACCCCGACCAGCACGTCGTCGCTGCCCGGCGGCACCAGCCTGGAGGTCTACGGCAACGACGACGTGCGGGTGTACCGCGTCTCCGGGATGGGGCACGGCACCCCGGTCGACCCGGGCAGCGGCGCCGAGCAGTGCGGCACCGCCGGCGCGTACTTCCTGGACACCATCTGCTCGACGTACCGCGACGCGGTCTTCTTCGGACTGGGCGGCGGCGGCACCAACCCGACCCCGACCCCGACGGCCACCCCCACCCCGACCCCGACGCCGACGGTGCCGCCGACCTGCGTGACCGCCAGCAACTACGCCCACGTCAGCGCGGGCCGGGCGTACCAGTCCGGCGGCTACGCCTACGCGAACGGCTCGAACCAGCGGATGGGCCTCTACAACACCTTCTACACCACCGCCCTGAAGCAGACCGGCCCCAACTACTGGGTCATCGGCTGCTGA
- a CDS encoding TIGR01777 family oxidoreductase, with protein MRILMAGASGFLGTRLVERFMADGHEVTRLVRRTPRSADERQWNPAAAQLDPAVVAQADAVVNLAGAGVGDRRWTDEYRKLLRSSRVDSTTTLAITIAGLPAADRPAVLINSSAVGWYGDTGDRAVEEDAPAGEGFLADVCRVWEAATRPAEDADVRVVRLRTGLPLHRDGGMLKPQLLPMRLGISGKLGGGRQWWPWMSMADFLAATAFLLEWDDVAGPVNMVGPAPATNAEFTRELARQLHRPAFMPIPALALKIVLGGFSHEALSSSRVLPGVLTRAGYQYHHPDLPSALNAALTD; from the coding sequence ATGCGGATCCTGATGGCCGGCGCGTCCGGCTTCCTCGGCACCCGGCTGGTGGAGCGGTTCATGGCCGACGGGCACGAGGTCACCCGGCTGGTGCGGCGCACGCCGCGCAGCGCCGACGAGCGACAGTGGAACCCGGCCGCCGCGCAGCTCGACCCGGCGGTGGTGGCGCAGGCCGACGCGGTGGTCAACCTGGCCGGTGCGGGCGTGGGCGACCGGCGGTGGACCGACGAGTACCGGAAGCTCCTCCGGTCGAGCCGGGTGGACAGCACCACCACGCTGGCCATCACGATCGCCGGCCTGCCGGCGGCGGACCGGCCGGCGGTGCTGATCAACTCGTCGGCCGTCGGCTGGTACGGCGACACCGGCGACCGGGCGGTCGAGGAGGACGCGCCGGCCGGGGAGGGTTTCCTGGCCGACGTGTGTCGGGTGTGGGAGGCGGCCACCCGGCCGGCCGAGGACGCCGACGTGCGGGTGGTGCGGCTGCGCACCGGCCTGCCGCTGCACCGCGACGGGGGAATGCTCAAGCCGCAGCTGCTGCCGATGCGGCTGGGCATCTCGGGAAAGCTGGGCGGCGGTCGGCAGTGGTGGCCGTGGATGTCGATGGCCGACTTCCTGGCCGCGACGGCGTTCCTGCTGGAGTGGGACGACGTGGCCGGCCCGGTCAACATGGTCGGGCCGGCCCCGGCGACCAACGCCGAGTTCACCCGGGAGTTGGCCCGGCAGCTGCACCGGCCCGCGTTCATGCCGATCCCGGCGCTGGCGCTGAAGATCGTGCTGGGCGGCTTCTCCCACGAGGCGCTGTCCAGTTCCCGGGTCCTACCCGGCGTCCTGACCCGCGCCGGCTACCAGTACCACCACCCGGACCTCCCCAGCGCCCTGAACGCCGCCCTGACGGACTGA
- a CDS encoding aldo/keto reductase, with protein sequence MTTTRKLGRSGIEVSAIGMGCWAIGGPLWGDGGQPFGWGEVDDDESVRTIHAALDAGVTLFDTASNYGAGHSERVLGRALAGRRDRAVIATKFGNRADEATRRWTGTDATPAYAVRSLEESLRRLGTDHVDLYQLHINDLPVPEALDLVGTLEDLVAQGRIRAYGWSTDHPDSAEAFAASGAHCTSIQHDQSVLLDNAAMLAVCDTYDLASLNRGPLAMGLLTGAKRAVGRDDVRGMAPDWLVWFTDGRPTPQWSARVEQIRAALTADGRTLAQGALGWLLARSPRTVPIPGARTVAQARENFATLARGPLTADAFAEVERLLADLRPTPAR encoded by the coding sequence ATGACGACAACACGGAAACTGGGCCGCAGCGGCATCGAGGTCAGCGCGATCGGCATGGGTTGCTGGGCCATTGGCGGGCCACTGTGGGGTGACGGCGGGCAGCCGTTCGGCTGGGGCGAGGTCGACGACGACGAGTCGGTCCGCACCATCCACGCCGCCCTCGACGCCGGCGTGACCCTCTTCGACACGGCCAGCAACTACGGCGCCGGGCACAGCGAGCGGGTCCTCGGCCGGGCGCTCGCCGGCCGCCGCGACCGCGCGGTGATCGCCACCAAGTTCGGCAACCGCGCCGACGAGGCCACCCGACGGTGGACCGGCACCGACGCCACCCCGGCGTACGCGGTGCGGAGCCTGGAGGAGTCGCTGCGCCGGCTCGGCACCGACCACGTCGACCTCTACCAGCTGCACATCAACGACCTGCCGGTGCCCGAGGCGCTCGACCTGGTCGGCACACTGGAGGATCTGGTCGCCCAGGGCAGGATCCGGGCGTACGGCTGGAGCACCGACCACCCCGACTCGGCGGAGGCGTTCGCGGCGTCCGGCGCGCACTGCACCTCGATCCAGCACGACCAGTCCGTGCTGCTGGACAACGCCGCGATGCTGGCGGTCTGCGACACGTACGACCTGGCCAGCCTCAACCGTGGTCCGCTCGCGATGGGCCTGCTCACCGGCGCGAAGCGGGCGGTCGGCCGCGACGACGTACGCGGGATGGCGCCGGACTGGCTGGTCTGGTTCACCGACGGCCGGCCGACACCGCAGTGGTCGGCCCGGGTCGAGCAGATCCGCGCGGCGCTCACGGCCGACGGCCGTACCCTCGCGCAGGGCGCGCTGGGCTGGCTGCTGGCCCGCAGCCCGCGGACCGTGCCGATCCCCGGCGCCCGGACGGTGGCGCAGGCGCGGGAGAACTTCGCCACCCTCGCGCGCGGGCCGCTCACGGCCGACGCGTTCGCCGAAGTCGAGCGCCTGCTGGCCGACCTGCGGCCGACGCCGGCGAGGTGA
- a CDS encoding MerR family transcriptional regulator, with protein MYAPSEAARRSGFSLDTLRYYEKIGLLSDVGRTSGGRRVFTDDDLGWLVLFRCLRDTGMPIAQMCRYAELAREGEHTVSERKALLERHAAQVEEQMRLLQRQYDHLRGKIRYYEGLSDQD; from the coding sequence ATGTACGCGCCCTCGGAGGCGGCCCGCCGCAGCGGCTTCAGCCTCGACACCCTCCGGTACTACGAGAAGATCGGCCTGCTCAGCGACGTGGGCCGCACGTCCGGCGGCCGGCGCGTCTTCACCGACGACGACCTGGGCTGGCTGGTGCTGTTCCGCTGCCTGCGCGACACCGGCATGCCGATCGCGCAGATGTGCCGCTACGCCGAGCTGGCCCGAGAAGGTGAGCACACCGTCAGCGAGCGAAAGGCGTTGCTGGAGCGGCACGCCGCACAGGTGGAGGAGCAGATGCGCCTGCTCCAACGCCAGTACGACCACCTGCGCGGGAAGATCCGCTACTACGAGGGGCTGTCCGACCAGGACTGA